In Monodelphis domestica isolate mMonDom1 chromosome 4, mMonDom1.pri, whole genome shotgun sequence, one DNA window encodes the following:
- the SON gene encoding protein SON isoform X1, whose translation MATNIEQIFRSFVVSKFREIQQELSSGRVEGQLNGETNPPVEGNQSGDAAACARSLPNEEIVQKIEEVLSGVLDTELRYKPDLKEASRKSRCVSVQTDPTDEIPTKKSKKHKKHKNKKKKKKKEKEKEKKYKRQSEESDSKLKSHHGGNVGLESDSYLKFDSEPSVMGLEHPVRALGLPKPPAVMLKSPTMTLGLNESPAVALEPPTIAVEISEPHTLVALKPTSVGELSELHAALVPEPFTLEQPETSVAVTLESSVKQTLESPAVMPVPTTAVVQKSSEAYVTVSSEYNARSVTKHLEIPSSEQSKTTLLEPPASKVLELSETSGVIASETPAEAYPRPRSSITLELPESSVTEVLRLPEQSTTIPLLSMEPPTTTVLELPKPPAISVLEMPGPPTTPVPELPGPPTTPMLELPGPPMTSVPELLRTPTTSAPELPGPPVTSASELPGPPVTSTPELPGPPVTSTPELPGPPVTSVPELPGLPMTSVPEVPGPPVIPVPEAPVPEVLGSPVASVLEFRGPPATPVQAPELLGPPVTLVPELPGPPATLVQVPELPGPSATPVLELSQDLPGLPAPSMVSELPEEVPRQPTMALELPQELPGLPVVTTAMELPGQPVATVALELAEQPVMTTEPEQPTVMPALELPGQPEVTTASGLPGQPVATTAPELPGQPEVPELRGLPSVTGVSELPGQPSATVAQELPGQSGALGQPVATVALELLGQPVASELSGQPTGAAALELPGQPVATVALEISSHSVMTTSDLTTMTVSQSMEVPSTTALESYSTVAQELPTTLVGDTSVTVSVDPLMTPESHMLASNTMDSQMLASNTMDSQMLASNTMDSQMLASNTMDSQMLASNTMDSQMLASNSMDSQMLASNSMDSQMLASNSMDSQMLATSTMDSQMLATSTMDSQMLATSTMDSQMLATSTMDSQMLATSTMDSQMLATSTMDSQMLATSTMDSQMLATSTMDSQMLASSTMDSQMLATSTMDSQMLASSTMDAQMLASSTPESSMLGPKSPDPYRLAQDPYRLAQDPYRLGHDPYRLGHDPYRLGQDPYRLGHDPYRLAPDPYRMSPRPYRIAPRPYRIAPRPYRLAPRPLMLASRRSMMMSYAAERSMMSSYAAERSMMSYERSMMSPMAERSMMSAYERSMMSAYERSMMSPMAERSMMSAYERSMMAYERSMMSPMAERSMMSMGADRSMMSSYSDRSMMSSYSDRSMMSSYTADRSMMSMTADSYADSYTDSYTEAYMVPPLPPEEPPTMPPLPPEEPPMTPPLPPEEPPEGPSLPVEQSALPVENTWATAGTALLSEEPALPPEPPVMQTEIPESTMSDYSVGAAEPSVLTSEPAITISEPPPEPESSMTSTSLESHMTQEHAIIGPQVAVLSSGAVSETAIPTAESTESPIVTESVETFEPILASGPISDQMMFLSEVAVPEPSDMVVSEMTVPEPAEVAVPEPAEAVIPEPAEMTVTGLTEVAVQGLAEVAVQGPAEMAVQGSTEVMIQGPEEVTYQAPTEVAYQAPTEVAYQAPTEVAYQAPTEVAYQAPTEVAYQAPTEVAYQAPTEVAYQAPTEVAYQAPTEVAYQAPTEVAYQAPTEVAYQAPTEVAYQAPTEVAYQAPTEVAYQAPTEVAYQAPTEVAYQAPTEVAYQAPTEVADRGPAEVMFQAPTEVAFQGPTEVADRGPAEVMFQEPATVVVQESAMVVPELTVALSEPAMVEVAKPEATVLEPFVTVPEGTLVVPELTPVMMESTVMTSEPVIKRTDIATSAEPNLPQQSAIQEMFIQSSEESNNEKRQLESHSYESIHHVNIILDVNSPLMTKETEHNTVSATSPVVSEIGMEKFLPGNETDRNTILTTCSSEANIVETVSTTSSHIHELDVKGTTKEIELYAASVTSSISKADIEGPLPTQEIEHDMVISTSPSGGSEADIEGPLPANDIHHDILSANNLLSKNEPEASLPVKDTEHDVLIAISHKDGSSEAEKETPLPAKNIEHESVPAANICDLNDADLVRPLLPKDMERVTNLRTDVEGPLPASGVERDIVTTASPIVISVPERASESSSEEKDDYEIFVKVKDTHDKSKKTKSRDKGDKERKRDSSLRSRSKRSKSSEHKSRRRTSESRSRARKRSSKSKSHRSQTRSRSRSRRRRRSSRSRSKSRGRRSLSKEKRKRSPKHRSKSRERKRKRSSSRDNRKVARARSRTPSRRSRSHTPSRRRRSRSVVRRRSFSISPVRRSRTPSRRSRTPSRRSRTPSRRSRTPSRRRRSRSVVRRRSFSISPVRLRRSRTPLRRRFSRSPIRRKRSRSSERGRSPPKRLTDLDKAQLLEIAKANAAAMCAKAGVPLPPNLKPAPPPTVEEKVAKKSGGATIEELTEKCKQIAQSKEDDDVIVNKPHVSDEEEEERPFYHHPFKLNEPKPIFFNLNIAAAKPTPPKNQVTLTKEFPVSSGSQHRKKEADSVYGEWVPVEKNGEENKDDDNVFSSNLPTEPVDISTAMSERALAQKRLSENAFDLEAMSMLNRAQERIDAWAQLNSIPGQFTGSTGVQVLTQEQLANTGAQAWIKKDQFLRAAPVTGGMGAVLMRKMGWREGEGLGKNKEGNKEPILVDFKTDRKGLVAVGERAQKRSGNFSAAMKDLSGESKHPVSALMEICNKRRWQPPEFLLVHDSGPDHRKHFLFRVLINGSAYQPSFASPNKKHAKATAATVVLQAMGLVPKDLMANATCFRSASRR comes from the exons tggcAGGGTTGAAGGCCAGCTGAATGGTGAAACAAACCCACCTGTTGAAGGAAACCAGTCAGGTGATGCAGCTGCCTGTGCAAGGAGCCTACCAAATGAAGAAATAGTGCAGAAAATAGAAGAAGTGCTATCTGGGGTCCTAGACACAGAATTGCGGTATAAACCAG atttaaagGAGGCCTCCAGAAAAAGTAGATGTGTATCTGTACAAACAGACCCTACTGATGAAATTCCCactaaaaaatcaaagaaacataaaaaacacaaaaataaaaagaagaaaaagaagaaagagaaagagaaagagaaaaaatacaaaagacagtcagaagaatctgaTTCAAAGCTGAAATCTCATCATGGTGGGAATGTAGGGTTAGAGTCTGATTCCTATTTGAAATTTGATTCAGAGCCCTCAGTGATGGGGCTGGAACACCCTGTAAGAGCACTTGGGCTCCCTAAGCCCCCTGCAGTAATGCTGAAGTCACCAACAATGACATTGGGACTGAATGAATCCCCTGCAGTTGCTCTGGAACCTCCTACAATAGCAGTAGAGATATCAGAACCACATACTTTAGTTGCACTGAAGCCAACTTCAGTTGGGGAACTATCAGAACTACATGCAGCATTAGTCCCAGAACCCTTCACGTTAGAGCAACCAGAGACATCTGTGGCTGTAACCCTGGAATCATCTGTGAAACAGACGTTGGAATCTCCTGCAGTGATGCCTGTGCCTACTACAGCAGTAGTGCAGAAGTCGTCTGAGGCATACGTGACAGTGTCATCAGAATACAATGCAAGATCTGTGACGAAGCATTTGGAGATTCCATCTTCAGAGCAGTCTAAGACCACATTACTTGAGCCTCCAGCATCAAAAGTGCTCGAGTTATCAGAAACTTCTGGGGTGATAGCATCAGAGACACCTGCAGAGGCCTATCCTAGGCCAAGATCATCAATAACTTTGGAGTTGCCAGAGTCATCTGTAACCGAAGTTCTGAGGTTGCCTGAGCAATCTACAACAATACCATTGTTGTCTATGGAGCCTCCTACAACTACAGTATTGGAGTTGCCCAAACCACCTGCAATCTCAGTGCTAGAAATGCCTGGACCCCCCACAACACCAGTGCCGGAGCTGCCAGGACCCCCCACAACACCAATGTTGGAGTTGCCAGGGCCTCCTATGACATCGGTGCCGGAGCTGCTGAGAACCCCCACGACGTCAGCGCCGGAGCTTCCAGGGCCCCCCGTGACATCGGCATCGGAGCTTCCAGGGCCCCCTGTGACATCGACGCCGGAGCTTCCAGGGCCCCCCGTGACATCGACGCCGGAGCTTCCAGGGCCCCCCGTGACATCGGTGCCGGAGCTGCCAGGGCTCCCCATGACATCGGTGCCAGAGGTGCCAGGCCCTCCTGTGATTCCGGTGCCAGAGGCACCGGTTCCGGAGGTGCTGGGGTCCCCTGTGGCATCGGTACTAGAGTTTCGGGGGCCTCCTGCAACGCCGGTACAGGCTCCGGAGTTGCTGGGGCCCCCCGTGACACTGGTGCCAGAGTTGCCAGGGCCCCCTGCAACACTGGTACAGGTGCCAGAGTTGCCGGGGCCCTCGGCAACACCTGTGCTTGAGTTGTCACAGGATTTGCCTGGGCTTCCAGCACCATCGATGGTCTCGGAGTTGCCTGAGGAGGTGCCAAGGCAACCCACGATGGCGCTGGAATTGCCACAAGAGTTGCCAGGGCTGCCTGTGGTGACAACAGCAATGGAGTTGCCTGGGCAGCCTGTGGCGACTGTGGCTTTGGAATTGGCAGAACAACCTGTGATGACAACAGAGCCGGAGCAGCCTACGGTGATGCCAGCGCTGGAGTTGCCGGGGCAACCTGAGGTGACGACAGCATCAGGGTTGCCTGGGCAGCCTGTGGCTACAACAGCACCAGAGTTGCCCGGGCAGCCTGAGGTGCCAGAGTTGCGGGGGCTGCCTTCGGTGACTGGGGTGTCTGAGTTGCCAGGGCAGCCCTCAGCAACTGTGGCACAGGAATTGCCGGGGCAGTCAGGGGCACTAGGGCAGCCTGTGGCAACTGTGGCACTAGAGTTGCTGGGACAGCCTGTAGCATCAGAGCTGTCAGGGCAACCCACAGGAGCTGCAGCGCTAGAGTTGCCAGGGCAGCCTGTGGCAACTGTGGCGCTAGAGATATCGAGTCATTCTGTGATGACAACATCGGATCTGACAACGATGACCGTTTCACAATCCATGGAGGTGCCTTCAACGACAGCGCTGGAATCATACAGTACAGTAGCACAGGAGCTACCTACTACATTAGTGGGGGATACATCTGTAACAGTATCAGTGGATCCCCTGATGACCCCCGAGTCCCATATGTTAGCTTCCAATACCATGGACTCCCAGATGTTAGCTTCCAATACCATGGACTCCCAGATGTTAGCTTCCAATACCATGGACTCCCAGATGCTAGCTTCCAATACCATGGACTCCCAGATGCTAGCTTCTAATACCATGGACTCCCAGATGTTAGCTTCCAACAGCATGGACTCCCAGATGTTAGCTTCCAACAGCATGGACTCCCAGATGTTAGCTTCCAACAGCATGGACTCCCAGATGTTAGCGACTAGCACCATGGACTCCCAGATGTTAGCGACTAGCACCATGGATTCCCAGATGTTAGCGACTAGCACCATGGACTCCCAGATGTTAGCGACTAGCACCATGGACTCCCAGATGTTAGCGACTAGCACCATGGACTCCCAGATGTTAGCGACTAGCACCATGGACTCCCAGATGTTAGCGACTAGCACCATGGACTCCCAGATGTTAGCGACTAGCACCATGGACTCCCAGATGTTAGCCTCCAGCACCATGGACTCCCAGATGTTAGCGACTAGTACCATGGACTCCCAGATGTTAGCCTCCAGCACCATGGATGCCCAGATGTTAGCCTCCAGTACACCAGAGTCCTCTATGTTAGGTCCTAAGTCACCTGATCCCTACAGGTTAGCCCAAGATCCATACAGGTTAGCCCAGGATCCATACAGGTTAGGTCATGACCCTTACAGATTAGGTCATGACCCTTATAGGTTAGGACAGGACCCCTATAGGTTAGGCCATGATCCCTATAGGCTAGCTCCTGACCCCTATAGAATGTCACCCAGACCATATAGGATAGCACCGAGGCCATATAGAATAGCACCCAGGCCTTATAGATTAGCACCCAGACCCCTAATGTTAGCATCTAGGCGCTCTATGATGATGTCATATGCTGCTGAACGCTCTATGATGTCATCTTATGCCGCTGAACGCTCCATGATGTCCTATGAACGTTCTATGATGTCACCAATGGCTGAGCGTTCTATGATGTCAGCCTATGAGCGCTCTATGATGTCAGCTTATGAGCGCTCTATGATGTCTCCCATGGCTGAGCGCTCTATGATGTCAGCCTATGAACGTTCTATGATGGCTTATGAGCGTTCTATGATGTCTCCAATGGCTGAGAGGTCAATGATGTCTATGGGTGCTGACCGTTCCATGATGTCATCTTATTCTGACCGTTCCATGATGTCATCCTATTCTGACCGGTCCATGATGTCATCTTATACTGCTGACCGCTCAATGATGTCTATGACTGCTGATTCTTATGCTGATTCCTATACGGATTCCTATACTGAGGCTTATATGGTACCACCCTTGCCACCTGAGGAGCCCCCTACCATGCCACCTTTGCCACCTGAGGAGCCCCCTATGACACCACCATTACCTCCTGAGGAGCCCCCTGAGGGACCGTCATTACCTGTTGAGCAATCAGCACTACCTGTTGAAAATACATGGGCTACTGCTGGGACAGCATTACTCTCTGAAGAACCAGCATTGCCCCCTGAGCCTCCTGTGATGCAGACAGAGATTCCAGAGTCTACAATGTCTGATTATTCTGTAGGAGCTGCAGAGCCCTCTGTCTTAACATCAGAGCCTGCTATAACTATTTCAGAGCCACCACCAGAGCCAGAATCCTCTATGACATCAACATCTTTAGAGTCTCATATGACACAAGAACATGCTATTATAGGGCCGCAGGTAGCTGTCCTGTCTTCTGGTGCAGTGTCAGAAACTGCTATACCAACTGCAGAATCCACTGAGTCTCCTATTGTGACAGAATCAGTGGAAACTTTTGAGCCCATTTTAGCATCTGGGCCTATCTCAGACCAGATGATGTTTCTGTCAGAGGTGGCAGTCCCAGAACCCTCAGATATGGTGGTCTCAGAGATGACTGTCCCAGAGCCAGCGGAAGTGGCAGTCCCAGAGCCAGCAGAGGCAGTGATCCCAGAGCCAGCAGAGATGACAGTCACAGGGTTGACTGAGGTGGCGGTCCAGGGGCTGGCTGAGGTGGCGGTCCAGGGGCCGGCTGAGATGGCGGTCCAGGGGTCAACTGAGGTGATGATCCAAGGTCCAGAAGAGGTGACTTACCAGGCGCCGACAGAGGTGGCTTACCAGGCGCCGACAGAGGTGGCTTACCAGGCGCCGACAGAGGTGGCTTACCAGGCGCCGACAGAGGTGGCTTACCAGGCGCCGACAGAGGTGGCTTACCAGGCGCCGACAGAGGTGGCTTACCAGGCGCCGACAGAGGTGGCTTACCAGGCGCCGACAGAGGTGGCTTACCAGGCGCCGACAGAGGTGGCTTACCAGGCGCCGACAGAGGTGGCTTACCAGGCGCCGACAGAGGTGGCGTACCAGGCGCCGACAGAGGTGGCGTACCAGGCGCCGACAGAGGTGGCGTACCAGGCGCCGACAGAGGTGGCGTACCAGGCGCCGACAGAGGTGGCGTACCAGGCGCCGACAGAGGTGGCGTACCAGGCGCCGACAGAGGTGGCGTACCAGGCGCCGACAGAGGTGGCAGACCGGGGACCGGCAGAAGTGATGTTCCAGGCGCCGACAGAGGTGGCTTTCCAGGGGCCAACAGAGGTGGCAGACCGGGGACCGGCAGAAGTGATGTTCCAGGAGCCGGCCACAGTGGTGGTTCAGGAGTCAGCCATGGTGGTCCCAGAGCTGACTGTAGCACTCTCGGAGCCAGCCATGGTGGAGGTGGCCAAACCAGAAGCCACAGTTCTAGAGCCATTTGTGACAGTGCCTGAAGGTACTTTAGTAGTTCCTGAGCTGACCCCAGTGATGATGGAGTCCACAGTCATGACTTCAGAACCTGTTATTAAAAGAACAGATATAGCCACTTCTGCTGAGCCTAATCTTCCTCAACAGTCAGCCATTCAGGAAATGTTCATTCAGTCAAGTGAAGAATCAAATAATGAAAAGAGGCAACTAGAGAGTCATTCTTATGAAAGCATACaccatgtaaatataattttggatGTAAATAGTCCTTTAATGACAAAAGAGACAGAACATAACACTGTTTCTGCCACCAGCCCTGTTGTTAGTGAAATTGGTATGGAGAAATTTTTGCCTGGCAATGAGACTGATCGTAACACAATTTTGACCACCTGCTCTAGTGAAGCTAATATAGTTGAAACCGTATCTACCACTAGTTCCCATATTCATGAACTTGATGTAAAGGGAACTACTAAGGAGATTGAACTTTATGCAGCATCTGTTACCAGCTCAATAAGTAAGGCTGATATTGAGGGACCATTACCCACTCAAGAGATTGAACATGACATGGTAATTTCAACTAGTCCTAGTGGTGGTAGTGAAGCTGATATTGAGGGACCTTTGCCTGCTAATGACATTCACCATGATATATTGTCTGCTAATAATCTACTTAGTAAGAATGAACCAGAAGCATCATTACCTGTAAAAGATACTGAACATGATGTGTTAATTGCTATCAGCCATAAAGATGGTAGTAGTGAAGCAGAAAAAGAAACACCACTTCCAGCTAAAAATATTGAACATGAATCTGTACCTGCTGCCAACATTTGTGATCTTAATGATGCAGATCTGGTGAGACCTTTACTTCCTAAGGATATGGAACGTGTCACAAACTTAAGGACTGATGTAGAGGGGCCTTTGCCAGCAAGTGGAGTTGAACGGGACATAGTAACTACTGCCAGCCCTATTGTTATTAGCGTACCTGAAAGAGCTTCAGAGTCTTCATCAGAAGAAAAGGATGATTATGAAATTTTTGTGAAAGTTAAGGACACACatgacaaaagcaaaaaaacTAAAAGCCGTGACAAAGGtgataaagagaggaaaagagattccTCATTAAGATCTCGGAGTAAGCGCTCTAAATCTTCAGAACACAAATCACGTAGACGCACAAGTGAATCCCGTTCAAGAGCAAGAAAAAGGTCATCAAAGTCTAAATCTCATCGATCCCAAACACGGTCACGGTCACGTTCACGACGCAGGAGGAGAAGCAGCAGATCAAGATCAAAGTCAAGAGGAAGGCGTTCTTTATCAAAAGAGAAACGTAAAAGGTCTCCAAAACACAGGTCCAAGtctagggaaaggaaaaggaaaagatctaGCTCTAGAGATAATCGCAAAGTAGCCAGAGCTCGAAGTCGTACACCTAGTCGTCGCAGTAGAAGTCATACTCCTAGTCGAAGAAGAAGGTCTAGGTCTGTAGTTAGAAGAAGGAGCTTTAGCATTTCTCCTGTTCGCCGGAGCCGTACCCCAAGCCGCCGGAGCCGTACCCCAAGCCGCCGGAGCCGTACCCCAAGCCGCCGGAGCCGTACCCCAAGCCGCCGAAGAAGATCTAGATCAGTGGTTAGACGAAGAAGCTTTAGTATATCACCAGTTCGACTAAGACGGTCACGAACACCCTTGAGGAGGCGTTTTAGTAGATCTCCTATTCGCCGAAAACGATCCAGGTCTTCTGAAAGAGGCAGGTCACCACCTAAACGTCTGACGGATTTGG ATAAGGCTCAACTACTTGAAATAGCCAAAGCTAATGCAGCTGCCATGTGTGCTAAGGCTGGTGTTCCTTTACCGCCAAACCTAAAACCTGCACCTCCACCAACAGTAGAAGAGAAAGTTGCTAAAAAGTCAGGAGGAGCCACAATAGAAGAGCTCACTGAG AAATGCAAACAGATTGCACAAAGTAAAGAAGATGATGATGTTATAGTGAACAAGCCCCATGTTTCggatgaagaggaggaagaacgTCCTTTCTATCATCATCCCTTTAAACTCAATGAACCTAAACCCATTTTTTTCAACTTAAAT ATTGCCGCTGCAAAACCAACTCCACCAAAAAATCAGGTAACATTGACAAAAGAATTTCCTGTATCATCTGGCTCTCAACACagaaaaaaggaagcagatagtgTTTATGGAGAATGGGTTCCTGTAGAGAAAAATggtgaagaaaacaaagatgatGATAATGTCTTCAGCAGCAATTTACCTACTGAG ccTGTGGACATCTCTACAGCAATGAGTGAGCGGGCACTAGCTCAGAAGAGACTTAGTGAAAATGCATTTGACCTTGAGGCCATGAGCATGTTAAATAGAGCACAAGAGCGG ATCGATGCCTGGGCCCAGCTGAACTCCATTCCGGGCCAGTTCACGGGGAGTACGGGCGTGCAGGTCCTGACCCAGGAGCAGCTGGCCAACACCGGGGCCCAAGCGTGGATTAAAAAG